One genomic window of Synergistaceae bacterium includes the following:
- a CDS encoding alanine dehydrogenase, with amino-acid sequence MKFGVLKEIKEGEFRVTLVPSDAATLIQDGHQVYIQSGAGEAAGFPNKLYEEVGCTILANMEEMYKTCDFLAKVKEIEAVEYPLIRENQIIYCCIHPASHPEEVDALLKSKCIAITAEDSHRYGSLNCEAAGKQGALLGLYHMQTLQGGKGKFVSGLAGSPGINVLILGGGLVGKSALRVLEALGAWCTVMDINVGTLKNLQELYAERINTQMSTRENIRRLLPQTDLIINSVKWPKGNTDYLITRDMLKLMEKGSVIVDIANDSPGAIESFRETTHENPTYIEEGIVHYGVSNIPSLISRSVSEALSGSILQHFRNIMNLGLEEALRRDGYLRRSLTAYKGYLTHEETSAVQNKPWIQPEVILELSNKHLDPAPPATVSKSDFFIKL; translated from the coding sequence ATGAAATTTGGAGTGTTAAAAGAAATTAAAGAGGGAGAATTCAGAGTAACCCTCGTTCCATCAGATGCCGCAACATTAATACAAGATGGCCACCAAGTATACATACAGAGTGGCGCAGGTGAAGCTGCTGGCTTCCCAAATAAGTTATATGAAGAGGTTGGCTGTACTATACTAGCAAATATGGAAGAAATGTATAAAACTTGCGACTTCCTTGCTAAAGTCAAAGAAATCGAAGCAGTTGAATACCCACTTATTAGGGAAAACCAAATTATCTATTGCTGCATTCACCCTGCTTCTCACCCAGAAGAAGTTGATGCCCTACTTAAAAGCAAATGTATAGCTATCACCGCAGAAGATTCTCACCGCTACGGTTCTTTAAACTGTGAGGCAGCAGGAAAGCAGGGAGCCCTATTAGGACTCTACCATATGCAAACCCTCCAAGGAGGAAAAGGAAAATTCGTAAGTGGCCTTGCCGGATCACCTGGAATAAATGTACTTATACTAGGAGGAGGACTGGTTGGCAAATCTGCGCTTCGCGTTTTAGAGGCTCTTGGTGCCTGGTGTACTGTAATGGATATTAATGTAGGTACTTTAAAAAACCTACAGGAATTATATGCAGAAAGAATAAATACTCAAATGTCCACTCGTGAAAATATTAGACGACTTCTTCCACAAACAGATTTAATAATTAATTCTGTCAAATGGCCTAAGGGAAATACCGATTACTTAATAACTAGAGATATGCTAAAACTAATGGAAAAGGGCTCAGTTATAGTAGATATTGCCAATGATTCCCCAGGTGCAATTGAATCTTTTAGAGAGACAACCCACGAAAATCCAACATACATTGAAGAGGGAATAGTCCACTACGGCGTCAGCAATATACCTTCACTAATTTCCAGAAGTGTATCAGAAGCTCTTTCCGGATCCATACTACAGCATTTTAGAAATATTATGAATTTAGGTCTTGAAGAAGCACTAAGAAGAGACGGATATCTCAGACGAAGTCTAACAGCATATAAAGGTTACCTAACCCACGAAGAAACCAGCGCAGTACAAAATAAACCTTGGATACAACCTGAAGTAATACTAGAACTCAGCAATAAACATCTAGATCCAGCCCCACCAGCAACTGTATCAAAATCCGAT